One region of Bubalus kerabau isolate K-KA32 ecotype Philippines breed swamp buffalo chromosome 6, PCC_UOA_SB_1v2, whole genome shotgun sequence genomic DNA includes:
- the AMIGO1 gene encoding amphoterin-induced protein 1 isoform X2: MQPQGDLRGLWLLLLSLFLLLFEVARAGRPVVSCPASCLCASNILSCSKQQLPNVPHSLPSYTALLDLSHNNLSRLRAEWTPTRLTHLHSLLLSHNHLNFISSEAFSPVPNLRYLDLSSNQLRTLDEFLFSELQVLEVLLLYNNHIMAVDRCAFDDMTQLQKLYLSQNQISRFPLELVKEGAKLPKLTLLDLSSNKLKNLPLPDLQKLPAWIKNGLYLHNNPLHCDCELYQLFSHWQYRQLSSVMDFQEDLYCMSSKKLHNVFNLSFLNCSEYKERAWEAHLGDSLTIKCDTKQQGMTKVWVTPSNERVLDEVANSTVTVSKDGSLHFQQVQIEHGGVYTCYAMGEAFNETLSVELKVYNFTLHGHHDTLNTAYTTLVGCILSVVLVLIYLYLTPCRCWCRGVEKPSSHQADSLSSSMLSTTPNHDPMAGGDKDDGFDRRVAFLEPAGPAQGQNGKLKPGNTLPVPEATGKGQRRMSDPESVSSVFSDTPIVV; this comes from the coding sequence ATGCAACCCCAAGGAGACCTGCGAGGCCTCTGGCTCCTGCTGCTGTCCCTGTTCCTGCTCCTCTTTGAGGTGGCCAGAGCTGGCCGGCCAGTGGTGAGCTGTCCTGCCTCCTGCCTGTGCGCCAGCAACATCCTCAGCTGCTCCAAGCAGCAGCTGCCCAACGTGCCCCACTCCCTGCCCAGCTACACCGCCCTCCTGGACCTCAGCCACAACAACCTGAGCCGCCTGAGGGCCGAGTGGACCCCCACGCGCCTGACCCACCTGCACTCCCTGCTGCTGAGCCACAACCACCTGAATTTCATATCCTCTGAGGCCTTTTCCCCAGTTCCCAACCTGCGCTACCTGGACCTCTCCTCCAACCAGCTGCGGACGCTGGATGAGTTCCTGTTCAGTGAACTGCAGGTCCTGGAGGTGCTGCTGCTCTACAATAACCACATTATGGCAGTGGACCGCTGCGCCTTCGATGACATGACCCAGCTGCAGAAACTCTACTTGAGTCAGAACCAGATCTCCCGCTTCCCTCTGGAACTGGTCAAGGAAGGAGCCAAGCTCCCCAAACTAACGCTCCTGGACCTTTCCTCCAACAAGCTGAAGAACTTACCATTGCCTGACCTGCAGAAGCTGCCCGCCTGGATCAAGAATGGGCTGTACCTACACAACAACCCCCTGCACTGCGACTGTGAGCTCTACCAGCTCTTTTCCCACTGGCAGTACCGGCAGCTGAGCTCCGTCATGGACTTTCAGGAGGACCTGTACTGCATGAGCTCCAAGAAACTGCACAATGTCTTCAACCTGAGTTTCCTCAATTGCAGCGAGTACAAGGAGCGTGCCTGGGAGGCCCACCTGGGTGACTCCTTGACCATCAAGTGTGACACCAAGCAGCAGGGGATGACCAAGGTGTGGGTGACACCCAGCAATGAACGGGTGCTGGATGAGGTGGCCAACAGCACGGTGACCGTGTCCAAGGATGGCAGTCTTCATTTCCAGCAGGTGCAGATTGAGCATGGGGGTGTGTATACCTGCTATGCCATGGGGGAGGCTTTCAATGAGACCCTGTCTGTGGAGTTGAAAGTGTACAATTTCACCTTGCACGGACACCACGACACCCTCAACACAGCCTATACCACCCTTGTGGGCTGTATCCTCAGTGTAGTCCTGGTCCTCATATACCTGTACCTCACCCCATGCCGCTGCTGGTGCCGGGGTGTCGAGAAACCTTCCAGCCATCAGGCAGACAGCCTCAGTTCTTCCATGCTTAGTACCACACCCAACCACGACCCTATGGCTGGTGGGGACAAGGATGATGGTTTTGACAGGCGGGTGGCCTTTCTGGAACCTGCTGGACCTGCACAGGGTCAAAACGGCAAGCTCAAGCCAGGCAACACCCTGCCAGTGCCAGAGGCGACAGGCAAGGGCCAGCGGAGGATGTCGGATCCGGAATCGGTCAGCTCGGTCTTCTCTGATACGCCCATTGTGGTGTGA
- the AMIGO1 gene encoding amphoterin-induced protein 1 isoform X1, producing the protein MSSARPPIHLRHKHTHVRPAPAARTRPEPRRRRRARARGARCPHAAPCVLIAASPAPRTAARLPRGSGDCGRDLGAPTLRRWGSGAEPGASRGGDVIGSGPLRKAGAAADQPVRRCWGRPRRSSRTRHGLRHVLAEQIFLVAFLVLRSDTMQPQGDLRGLWLLLLSLFLLLFEVARAGRPVVSCPASCLCASNILSCSKQQLPNVPHSLPSYTALLDLSHNNLSRLRAEWTPTRLTHLHSLLLSHNHLNFISSEAFSPVPNLRYLDLSSNQLRTLDEFLFSELQVLEVLLLYNNHIMAVDRCAFDDMTQLQKLYLSQNQISRFPLELVKEGAKLPKLTLLDLSSNKLKNLPLPDLQKLPAWIKNGLYLHNNPLHCDCELYQLFSHWQYRQLSSVMDFQEDLYCMSSKKLHNVFNLSFLNCSEYKERAWEAHLGDSLTIKCDTKQQGMTKVWVTPSNERVLDEVANSTVTVSKDGSLHFQQVQIEHGGVYTCYAMGEAFNETLSVELKVYNFTLHGHHDTLNTAYTTLVGCILSVVLVLIYLYLTPCRCWCRGVEKPSSHQADSLSSSMLSTTPNHDPMAGGDKDDGFDRRVAFLEPAGPAQGQNGKLKPGNTLPVPEATGKGQRRMSDPESVSSVFSDTPIVV; encoded by the exons ATGAGCAGCGCGCGGCCGCCCATCCACCTCCGACACAAACACACGCACgtgcgccccgcccccgccgcgcgCACGCGCCCCGAGCCTCGGCGGCGGCGACGGGCGCGCGCGCGCGGTGCTCGCTGCCCCCACGCCGCTCCCTGCGTTCTGATCGCTGCGTCTCCAGCTCCCCGCACCGCTGCGCGCCTGCCCCGCGGATCCGGAGACTGCGGCCGTGATCTGGGGGCTCCGACGCTGCGGCGCTGGGGGAGCGGAGCGGAGCCCGGCGCGTCCCGGGGAGGCGATGTGATCGGTAGCGGGCCCCTGCGTAAGGCGGGCGCCGCGGCAGACCAGCCGGTGAGGCGCTGCTGGGGGAGGCCGCGACGGAGCTCCCGGACCCGCCATGGGCTGAGACACGTCCTCGCCGAGCAG ATCTTCCTTGTGGCCTTCCTCGTCCTCCGCAGTGACACTATGCAACCCCAAGGAGACCTGCGAGGCCTCTGGCTCCTGCTGCTGTCCCTGTTCCTGCTCCTCTTTGAGGTGGCCAGAGCTGGCCGGCCAGTGGTGAGCTGTCCTGCCTCCTGCCTGTGCGCCAGCAACATCCTCAGCTGCTCCAAGCAGCAGCTGCCCAACGTGCCCCACTCCCTGCCCAGCTACACCGCCCTCCTGGACCTCAGCCACAACAACCTGAGCCGCCTGAGGGCCGAGTGGACCCCCACGCGCCTGACCCACCTGCACTCCCTGCTGCTGAGCCACAACCACCTGAATTTCATATCCTCTGAGGCCTTTTCCCCAGTTCCCAACCTGCGCTACCTGGACCTCTCCTCCAACCAGCTGCGGACGCTGGATGAGTTCCTGTTCAGTGAACTGCAGGTCCTGGAGGTGCTGCTGCTCTACAATAACCACATTATGGCAGTGGACCGCTGCGCCTTCGATGACATGACCCAGCTGCAGAAACTCTACTTGAGTCAGAACCAGATCTCCCGCTTCCCTCTGGAACTGGTCAAGGAAGGAGCCAAGCTCCCCAAACTAACGCTCCTGGACCTTTCCTCCAACAAGCTGAAGAACTTACCATTGCCTGACCTGCAGAAGCTGCCCGCCTGGATCAAGAATGGGCTGTACCTACACAACAACCCCCTGCACTGCGACTGTGAGCTCTACCAGCTCTTTTCCCACTGGCAGTACCGGCAGCTGAGCTCCGTCATGGACTTTCAGGAGGACCTGTACTGCATGAGCTCCAAGAAACTGCACAATGTCTTCAACCTGAGTTTCCTCAATTGCAGCGAGTACAAGGAGCGTGCCTGGGAGGCCCACCTGGGTGACTCCTTGACCATCAAGTGTGACACCAAGCAGCAGGGGATGACCAAGGTGTGGGTGACACCCAGCAATGAACGGGTGCTGGATGAGGTGGCCAACAGCACGGTGACCGTGTCCAAGGATGGCAGTCTTCATTTCCAGCAGGTGCAGATTGAGCATGGGGGTGTGTATACCTGCTATGCCATGGGGGAGGCTTTCAATGAGACCCTGTCTGTGGAGTTGAAAGTGTACAATTTCACCTTGCACGGACACCACGACACCCTCAACACAGCCTATACCACCCTTGTGGGCTGTATCCTCAGTGTAGTCCTGGTCCTCATATACCTGTACCTCACCCCATGCCGCTGCTGGTGCCGGGGTGTCGAGAAACCTTCCAGCCATCAGGCAGACAGCCTCAGTTCTTCCATGCTTAGTACCACACCCAACCACGACCCTATGGCTGGTGGGGACAAGGATGATGGTTTTGACAGGCGGGTGGCCTTTCTGGAACCTGCTGGACCTGCACAGGGTCAAAACGGCAAGCTCAAGCCAGGCAACACCCTGCCAGTGCCAGAGGCGACAGGCAAGGGCCAGCGGAGGATGTCGGATCCGGAATCGGTCAGCTCGGTCTTCTCTGATACGCCCATTGTGGTGTGA
- the LOC129655011 gene encoding probable transmembrane reductase CYB561D1 isoform X1, which yields MQSLEVGLVLAPPREPRLTRWLRRGSGILAHLVAVGFTIFLTVLSRPGTSLFSWHPVFMALAFCLCMAEAILLFSPEHSLFFFCSRKARIRLHWAGQTLAILCAALGLGFIISSRTRSELPHLASWHSWVGALTLLATIGQALCGLCLLCPRAARVSRVARLKLYHLTCGLVVYLMATVTVLLGMHSVWFQAQIKGAAWYLCLVLPLYPALVIMHQISSSYLPRKKMEM from the exons ATGCAGTCTCTGGAGGTAGGTCTGGTTCTCGCTCCGCCGAGGGAGCCGAGACTGACCCGCTGGCTGCGGAGAGGCAGTGGGATCTTGGCGCATCTGGTCGCTGTGGGCTTCACCATCTTCCTGACTGTGCTGTCCCGGCCAGGAACCA GTCTTTTCTCCTGGCACCCTGTATTCATGGCCTTGGCG TTCTGCCTCTGCATGGCTGAGGCCATCCTGCTCTTCTCACCCGAGCACTCCCTGTTCTTCTTCTGCTCCCGAAAGGCCCGGATCCGACTCCACTGGGCAGGGCAGACCCTAGCCATCCTCTGTGCAGCCCTGGGCCTGGGCTTCATCATCTCCAGCAGGACCCGCAGTGAGCTGCCCCACCTGGCGTCCTGGCACAGCTGGGTAGGGGCTCTGACGTTGCTGGCCACTATCGGCCAGGCACTGTGTGGACTTTGCCTCCTGTGTCCCCGGGCAGCCAGGGTCTCAAGGGTGGCTCGTCTCAAGCTCTACCATCTGACATGTGGACTGGTGGTCTACCTGATGGCTACAGTAACAGTGCTTCTGGGCATGCACTCAGTGTGGTTCCAGGCTCAGATCAAAGGTGCAGCCTGGTACCTGTGCCTGGTGCTGCCCCTCTATCCAGCCCTGGTGATAATGCACCAGATCTCCAGCTCCTACTTGccaaggaagaaaatggaaatgtga
- the LOC129655011 gene encoding probable transmembrane reductase CYB561D1 isoform X2: MGSPGQTGLFSWHPVFMALAFCLCMAEAILLFSPEHSLFFFCSRKARIRLHWAGQTLAILCAALGLGFIISSRTRSELPHLASWHSWVGALTLLATIGQALCGLCLLCPRAARVSRVARLKLYHLTCGLVVYLMATVTVLLGMHSVWFQAQIKGAAWYLCLVLPLYPALVIMHQISSSYLPRKKMEMQIPRSLPVLSKDSQYWARPFY, translated from the exons ATGGGGAGTCCAGGCCAAACTG GTCTTTTCTCCTGGCACCCTGTATTCATGGCCTTGGCG TTCTGCCTCTGCATGGCTGAGGCCATCCTGCTCTTCTCACCCGAGCACTCCCTGTTCTTCTTCTGCTCCCGAAAGGCCCGGATCCGACTCCACTGGGCAGGGCAGACCCTAGCCATCCTCTGTGCAGCCCTGGGCCTGGGCTTCATCATCTCCAGCAGGACCCGCAGTGAGCTGCCCCACCTGGCGTCCTGGCACAGCTGGGTAGGGGCTCTGACGTTGCTGGCCACTATCGGCCAGGCACTGTGTGGACTTTGCCTCCTGTGTCCCCGGGCAGCCAGGGTCTCAAGGGTGGCTCGTCTCAAGCTCTACCATCTGACATGTGGACTGGTGGTCTACCTGATGGCTACAGTAACAGTGCTTCTGGGCATGCACTCAGTGTGGTTCCAGGCTCAGATCAAAGGTGCAGCCTGGTACCTGTGCCTGGTGCTGCCCCTCTATCCAGCCCTGGTGATAATGCACCAGATCTCCAGCTCCTACTTGccaaggaagaaaatggaaat GCAGATCCCTCGTTCTCTCCCAGTGCTTTCTAAGGATTCCCAGTACTGGGCTAGACCTTTCTACTGA